One Nicotiana tomentosiformis chromosome 1, ASM39032v3, whole genome shotgun sequence genomic window, GGGGATATTGTGTCTTATGGAAAGAAAGTAACTCATGCACTCGAATATGTccctaaaaagaagaaagatgaatgTGAATCATCTAATCGCCAAACTAACATGCTATAGGGGTTAACTGTTCCGATCAAACAAATTGAGGCTGTAAAGTTGTCCTCAATGCCACTTGCAGGGTTTGTGGAACTCCCTACAAAGCGAATAGATGAAAGTTTTAACCCTAATGCTTACAGGttatttgcaaaagctggatacaatcccaatgagctgtcaaagttagggaagctcccatcagAATGTTCTACCAGGAAACCACGTGAAGGTTTGCAACCGTCACCAGTGCAAATCTCCATAAGAAGGGTGAGCAACAGttatatcactgtagaagacGAATCTGTCACTTCTAGCAGGCCTTCTGTATTCGATCGTCTTGGAAAATCAATTGTGAGGACTTCCATATTTGAGAGATAGGGACCACTAAAAAAGGGGAATAAGTTCCTGAGAAATTATCAAAGCATAAGACAACCCGCTTCGCCCAGAATCCGGAAGATCTCTAAGGTTTCCAAAGTtcggttccttctagaatgaggtGACAAACAAAACTTATTGTTTCATGAAAAGAAGTATTGAAGGTAAAGCCATATACTGTGGTCTTCATTAAGAAACGCGATCAAGATGAAAAAATCATGGGTTTTTCGTATCATGTTACTGCACTAGGCGAGAATGGTGTTTcatctctaatggaggatgatGAGAAAGTGGAGGATGTTTCACtgtgttatcacatatccttcaacgatGAGGACccttaagaagatgaagatgcaaaAGATGCTCCACACgaacttgaagaaggggtgaagacaacaatttatgccttaaaagaagttaaccttggcactgatgaagaaccaagacccacctacctaagtgctttactagaagttgatgaaaaaaatacttatattgagttactcaaggagtttagggatgtctttgcttggagttacaaagagctgcctggcttggaccctaaagtagTAGTCCATCACCTTGCAGTCAAGAATGGCGCTCGTCTTGTTAAGCAAGCTCAAATGTGCTTTAGGCTGGACTTGGTTCCCCTGATTGAAATCGAAattaacaaactcattgaagctggatttattcgtgaagttaaatacccaacctgggtttcaagtattgttgctgtaaggaagaagaatggccagattcgagtgtgtgttgacttcagggatctcaacaatgcgtgTCCCAGAGATGAATTCCCGCATCCTACTCTagagctgatgatcgatgctactaaTGGGTATGAGGAAATGTCATTTATGGATGGTTCGTCGGGCTATAACCACATTTGCATTGtaccaaaagatgaagagcttactgcattccgcacccccaagggtatttattgttataggtaatgccttttggcttgaagaatgtTGGTGCTACTTATTAAAGGGCTATACAGAATATTTTTGACGACCTTCTCCACAAAATGTCGAATGCTATGTGGAtaacttggtggtaaaatcaagaaagaggggcgaccacttgaaagacttgagaatggtgtttgagttgctccagaggtaccaacttaggatgaatccattgaaatacTCCTTTGGAGTTATTTTcggaaagttccttggtttcattgtccgacatcgagggattgaaattgatcaagacaaagtagatgcaatcttgaaaatgcctgagcctcgggatattcacgaattgaaaagtctgcaaggaaagttAGCGTACCTTAGGACACTTatctcaaacctagctgggaTGTGGAAACTGTTCAGTCGCCTTATgaagaaaggtgtccctttcaaatgggaccaagcgtgtagcaatgcctttgagagaattaaatcctacttgatgaagcctctAGTTTTAGCAGCCCCTATACATGGAGAGCCATTGATACTATACATTGCGGTGGAAGGAAGGTATGCTGGAGAactgttggcccaagaaaatagtgcggggaaagaaaactctctttactacttgagcaggatgatgacaccaaacaAGCTGAGTTACTCACCAACTGAAAGGTTGTGTTTGTCGCTATCCTTCTtaattcaaaagttgaagcactactttcaagctcatgttgttCGTCTTGTTTCTAAAGCAAATCCCATCTAGTTCGTAATGTCAAAACCTG contains:
- the LOC138908867 gene encoding uncharacterized protein, yielding MRDERVNRILVDGGSSMNILPIRTVKELSIPMNELSESHVIIQGFNKGGQRAIGAIRLGITIEDMQSSAWLYVIDAKTSYNVFLGRPWIHENKVVPSTYHQCLEYYEGEVEKNIVADDEPFTDTESQFADAKFYLKNRIVKELKADDVMKRKNDEPMTKIAEVTAGKDKAVTEEGLTVPIKQIEAVKLSSMPLAGFVELPTKRIDESFNPNAYRLFAKAGYNPNELSKLGKLPSECSTRKPREGLQPSPVQISIRRVSNSYITVEDESVTSSRPSVFDRLGKSIEFRDVFAWSYKELPGLDPKVVVHHLAVKNGARLVKQAQMCFRLDLVPLIEIEINKLIEAGFIREVKYPTWVSSIVAVRKKNGQIRVCVDFRDLNNACPRDEFPHPTLELMIDATNGYEEMSFMDGSSGYNHICIVPKDEELTAFRTPKGIYCYR